In one Roseburia intestinalis L1-82 genomic region, the following are encoded:
- a CDS encoding GNAT family N-acetyltransferase: MYGYIVDVYCIPEKRRNGYSSKIIEELLQWLKIKGVHMFIESTF; the protein is encoded by the coding sequence ATGTACGGATATATAGTTGATGTATATTGTATTCCTGAAAAAAGAAGAAACGGTTATTCTTCAAAAATAATAGAAGAGTTACTACAATGGTTAAAAATCAAAGGTGTTCATATGTTTATAGAATCAACTTTCTAA